Proteins found in one Quercus robur chromosome 2, dhQueRobu3.1, whole genome shotgun sequence genomic segment:
- the LOC126714753 gene encoding uncharacterized protein LOC126714753 — protein sequence MSGTEMASLTKFLPYQRLGHDDGFDGYDDEEIGERYVGKSRSWFRFKRVPIRRRFKLKVPSLRRFLRRKVRLFSSVRLSCAKVLKRFKESQAHFGDIFAGNYLFVQINPTSLKSLKKGHDLNGLSSRYSISKVA from the coding sequence ATGTCTGGCACTGAGATGGCCTCACTAACCAAGTTTCTTCCTTACCAAAGACTTGGACATGATGATGGTTTCGATGGTtatgatgatgaagaaattgGAGAGAGGTATGTTGGGAAATCAAGGAGCTGGTTCAGGTTCAAAAGGGTGCCTATAAGGAGGAGATTCAAGCTTAAAGTTCCAAGCTTGAGAAGGTTCTTGAGGAGGAAAGTTAGGCTGTTCTCTTCAGTGAGACTCTCATGTGCTAAGGTGTTGAAGAGATTCAAGGAAAGTCAGGCTCATTTTGGTGATATTTTTGCTGGCAATTACTTGTTCGTACAGATCAACCCTACATCATTGAAGAGCCTTAAGAAAGGTCATGACCTTAATGGCTTGTCCTCAAGGTACTCTATTTCAAAAGTCGCTTAA
- the LOC126714754 gene encoding E3 ubiquitin-protein ligase RGLG2: MGGKSSKDGSWGRTSSIRSTDSSSSNTWGGLYQSPFDQESQTYAPPQHSYTQQYHAPAQDYGSQNYGVGAEDFDLRRRLDRRYSRIADKFNSLEQVTEALARAGLESSNLIVGIDFTKSNEWTGAKSFQKRSLHHIGGGLNPYEQAISIIGKTLSAFDEDNLIPCFGFGDASTHDRDVFSFYPDGRFCNGFEEVLRRYREIVPKLRLAGPTSFAPVIEMAMTIVEQSGGQYHVLVIIADGQVTRSVDTEHGKLSPQEQKTVDAIVEASKFPLSIILVGVGDGPWDMMKEFDDNIPAREFDNFQFVNFTEIMSKNVAPARKETEFALTALMEIPSQYKATIELNILGDQKGTSPGRVPLPTPIYGTTSSSSSSSLKPSYSSSSYEPTPIYGTSSSSLKPPYPSSSAPSVPPYHEDINPMSTAPPVPNSTYENQLCPICLTNVKDMAYGCGHQTCCDCGEDLEICPICRRKIETRIRLY; this comes from the exons ATGGGTGGTAAGAGTTCCAAGGACGGGAGTTGGGGGCGAACTTCATCTATCCGTTCGActgattcttcttcttctaatacGTGGGGTGGATTATATCAGTCTCCGTTCGACCAAGAAAGTCAGACCTATGCGCCGCCCCAACATTCGTATACGCAGCAGTATCATGCTCCTGCCCAAGACTATGGTTCACAAAATTATGGTGTTGGTGCCGAGGACTTTGATCTCAGAAGGAGACTAGACAGGAGGTATTCAAGAATTGCTGATAAGTTCAATTCATTGGAGCAG GTGACTGAGGCTCTTGCACGGGCTGGCCTTGAGTCTTCCAATCTTATTGTTGGCATTGATTTCACAAAAAGCAATGAGTGGACAG GTGCAAAATCATTCCAGAAACGAAGTTTGCATCATATTGGAGGTGGCTTAAATCCCTATGAACAAGCTATATCCATTATTGGGAAGACATTGTCCGCATTTGATGAGGATAACCTGATTCCATGTTTTGGATTTGGAGatg CATCAACACATGATAGAGATGTATTCAGTTTCTACCCAGATGGGAGATTTTGTAATGGATTTGAGGAAGTGTTGAGGCGCTACAGGGAAATAGTCCCAAAATTACGACTTGCAg GACCAACTTCGTTTGCACCTGTAATTGAGATGGCCATGACCATCGTGGAGCAGAGTGGGGGCCAATATCATGTGTTAGTAATAATTGCAGATGGACAG GTAACAAGAAGTGTTGATACTGAGCATGGAAAGCTAAGTCCGCAAGAGCAGAAGACTGTCGATGCCATTGTTGAAGCAAG caAGTTTCCTTTGTCAATCATATTAGTTGGAGTTGGAGATGGACCTTGGGACATGATGAAGGAATTTGATGACAATATTCCTGCTAGggaatttgataattttcaa TTTGTGAATTTTACAGAAATTATGTCAAAAAATGTTGCTCCAGCTCGAAAggagacagaatttgctctTACAGCCTTGATGGAAATTCCTTCTCAGTATAAGGCAACTATAGAGCTTAATATACTAGG TGATCAGAAGGGCACTTCTCCCGGGAGGGTTCCCCTACCCACACCTATCTATGGTACAACATCTTCCAGCAGTTCCAGCAGCTTGAAACCTTCTTATTCTTCCAGCAGTTATGAACCGACACCTATCTATGGTACATCTTCCAGCAGCTTGAAACCTCCTTATCCTTCCAGCAGTGCACCGAGTGTTCCTCCTTATCATGAAGATATCAACCCTATGAGCACAGCTCCACCTGTTCCTAATTCCACTTATGAAAACCAG CTTTGCCCCATTTGCCTTACTAATGTCAAGGACATGGCCTATGGTTGTGGACACCAG ACATGTTGCGATTGTGGAGAAGACCTTGAGATATGCCCAATATGTAGGAGGAAAATTGAAACCAGAATAAGGCTCTACTAA